The Candidatus Nitrosymbiomonas proteolyticus genome has a segment encoding these proteins:
- a CDS encoding polynucleotide 5'-kinase (involved in rRNA processing), translating to MGLTLLVGGTNSNWNPWLQEELDGRDRLCLDPADSSHGPPGRLALIRGETVVAWRFYGGLSPRRSPHILVRAAATLLPEIREEGVVQLFPVTASPLIQQLARCIIELARPTQILMASGTPLPLSPWPAPVEEVECEPALPGAVAASKRRARWRQWFSECEVHSISMFQVTLEGVRLGSGRALNAVELEQAGLSRALRAEIQGGKLWIVGDETFDAETIARALDYSGCDRAQSVSPSAYHDVVCSFARSDGEDFALGVIREANFHTGAFRILSPAVSPAVVDLLRIGGLRIGVEAQELGEAPSWSL from the coding sequence ATGGGACTGACGCTGCTCGTCGGCGGCACAAACTCCAACTGGAACCCCTGGCTGCAGGAGGAGCTGGACGGCCGAGATCGGCTGTGCCTCGACCCCGCAGACAGTTCGCACGGACCGCCCGGCAGGCTGGCCCTCATTCGCGGGGAGACCGTCGTCGCTTGGCGGTTCTATGGCGGATTGTCGCCCCGCCGGTCCCCTCACATCCTCGTTCGGGCAGCCGCAACGCTCCTGCCGGAAATCCGAGAGGAGGGCGTCGTGCAGTTGTTTCCCGTAACCGCCTCGCCGCTGATTCAACAGTTGGCTCGTTGTATCATCGAGCTGGCGCGCCCCACGCAAATCCTGATGGCCTCAGGAACTCCGCTTCCGCTCAGCCCTTGGCCCGCTCCTGTCGAAGAAGTCGAATGCGAGCCTGCGCTCCCCGGAGCAGTGGCGGCGTCCAAGCGGCGGGCTCGGTGGCGGCAGTGGTTCTCAGAGTGCGAAGTTCATTCGATTTCGATGTTTCAGGTGACCTTGGAAGGGGTTCGGCTGGGTTCGGGGCGCGCGCTCAATGCGGTCGAACTCGAACAGGCCGGACTCTCCCGCGCGTTGCGCGCCGAGATTCAAGGGGGCAAGCTCTGGATCGTAGGGGACGAAACCTTCGACGCGGAGACCATCGCCCGGGCGCTCGATTATTCCGGCTGCGACCGTGCGCAGTCGGTCTCGCCTTCGGCCTATCACGATGTCGTCTGCTCGTTCGCCAGGTCCGACGGCGAGGACTTTGCGTTAGGGGTCATCCGCGAAGCGAACTTCCACACCGGCGCTTTTCGGATTCTGAGCCCTGCGGTCTCTCCGGCGGTTGTCGACCTCCTGCGCATCGGCGGCTTACGCATCGGCGTCGAGGCTCAGGAACTTGGGGAAGCCCCCAGTTGGTCGCTGTAG
- a CDS encoding glycosyltransferase, whose protein sequence is MKVLLLHRQSFGAIAAHVRDLKGALKQRGYDADIVDATEWMPLPTGRKTDKAVSERLKKLCEPYDLVHAFGYRCAWACGVAIGYGEAWVYSAIDMPKTTHRLLIDKLNCAQFGICSSYAVRKVLDEAMALDLVMIPPGVPDPPSPPPTKAEARAQFDLPEGAKLLVGMSRWVSESGLSALIDALPQVAAEHPDVLLAIAGEGPMADELASRARSVDSERVRILGCVADPLTLLSASDLVIVPESRSGFSRVACEAMALSRAVLLRHGGGLPEMVDPEISGFLFASDELLGSRIVELLGLPITLETVGSAARIRVLDRYHIDQCADRIVDTYRSVLED, encoded by the coding sequence ATGAAGGTCCTCCTGCTGCATCGACAGTCGTTCGGAGCGATCGCCGCGCATGTTCGCGACCTCAAAGGGGCACTAAAGCAACGCGGGTACGACGCCGACATCGTGGACGCCACCGAATGGATGCCGCTGCCCACTGGCCGGAAGACCGACAAGGCAGTATCAGAAAGGCTCAAGAAGCTGTGCGAGCCTTACGACTTGGTTCATGCCTTCGGCTACCGTTGCGCGTGGGCTTGCGGCGTAGCGATCGGGTACGGAGAGGCATGGGTGTATTCGGCCATCGACATGCCGAAGACGACGCACCGCCTATTGATCGACAAGCTCAACTGCGCCCAATTCGGAATCTGCAGTTCGTACGCCGTGCGCAAGGTACTCGACGAAGCGATGGCGCTCGATCTCGTGATGATCCCGCCGGGGGTCCCTGATCCTCCCTCGCCTCCCCCGACGAAGGCCGAAGCCCGCGCCCAGTTCGACCTTCCCGAAGGCGCCAAGCTCCTTGTGGGGATGAGCCGCTGGGTCTCAGAAAGCGGGCTATCCGCGCTGATCGACGCCCTTCCTCAGGTTGCGGCCGAACACCCCGACGTGCTCCTCGCGATCGCCGGTGAAGGGCCGATGGCCGACGAACTCGCGTCGAGGGCTAGGTCCGTCGATAGCGAGCGCGTTCGAATCCTCGGCTGCGTCGCCGACCCCCTGACGCTGCTTTCGGCCTCCGACCTCGTCATCGTTCCCGAGTCCCGGTCCGGCTTCAGCAGGGTCGCGTGCGAGGCCATGGCGCTCTCACGGGCCGTTCTGCTTCGGCACGGCGGGGGCCTCCCTGAAATGGTCGATCCCGAGATTTCGGGTTTCTTGTTTGCCTCTGACGAACTCCTGGGCTCCCGAATCGTCGAACTCCTAGGCTTGCCGATCACCCTGGAAACGGTGGGGTCGGCGGCACGCATCCGAGTCCTCGATCGCTACCACATCGACCAATGCGCGGACCGGATCGTGGACACTTACCGAAGCGTACTGGAAGATTGA
- a CDS encoding magnesium chelatase, which translates to MNVESVVVELKKEIGKAIVGQEAAVEHCIVALLANGHVLLEGVPGIGKSLLVRAIARTLGLEYGRIQFTPDLMPSDVLGTNIFDAKSGDFKLRFGPVFTQVLLADEINRTPPKTQAALLEAMEERGVTIDGERHTLGPPFIVFATQNPIEFEGTYPLPEAQLDRFLLKVVIEYPPNEVEVDILRRHHSGFRPENLDSANLQRVVAREELLAMQSRVREIGVEEKILDYIQQTVASTRRATDILVGASPRAGIAMLNCGKALAAIRGREFVIPDDIKDVALPILRHRVILRPEAEVEGLTANRVLQSLIEAQVVPR; encoded by the coding sequence ATGAACGTCGAATCTGTCGTAGTCGAACTCAAGAAGGAGATCGGTAAGGCGATCGTGGGGCAAGAGGCCGCGGTCGAGCACTGCATCGTCGCCCTGCTCGCCAACGGGCACGTGCTCCTCGAGGGCGTTCCGGGGATCGGCAAATCTCTGCTCGTCCGCGCGATCGCCCGAACGTTGGGGCTGGAATACGGCCGCATTCAGTTCACTCCCGATCTCATGCCTAGCGACGTGCTCGGCACCAACATTTTCGACGCAAAGTCCGGGGACTTCAAGCTCCGGTTCGGCCCGGTGTTCACCCAAGTTCTGCTGGCCGATGAGATCAACCGTACTCCGCCCAAAACCCAAGCCGCTCTCTTGGAGGCCATGGAAGAGAGAGGGGTCACGATCGACGGCGAGCGCCACACCCTGGGGCCCCCGTTCATCGTTTTCGCCACCCAAAACCCCATCGAGTTCGAGGGAACCTACCCTCTGCCCGAAGCCCAACTCGACCGCTTCCTGCTCAAGGTGGTCATCGAGTACCCGCCGAACGAAGTCGAAGTCGACATCTTGCGGCGACACCACTCGGGTTTCCGACCCGAAAACCTCGACTCGGCCAACCTGCAGCGAGTCGTCGCGCGAGAGGAACTCCTCGCCATGCAATCGCGGGTCCGCGAGATCGGCGTCGAAGAAAAGATTCTGGATTACATTCAGCAGACTGTGGCTTCGACTCGAAGGGCCACGGACATCCTCGTGGGCGCCTCTCCTCGCGCGGGGATCGCGATGCTCAATTGCGGCAAGGCTCTTGCGGCCATTCGGGGGCGCGAATTCGTGATCCCTGACGACATCAAGGACGTCGCGCTGCCCATTTTGCGGCATAGGGTGATCCTGCGGCCGGAAGCTGAAGTCGAAGGGCTGACCGCCAACCGGGTCCTCCAAAGCCTGATCGAAGCTCAAGTCGTTCCGAGATGA
- a CDS encoding L-fucose isomerase produces MHPKALNRLAAPPPKLGIRPTIDGRYGGVRESLEGPTLAMARAVADLVTSRLRHANGLPIEVVIADSCIGGVAEAAQCAAKFEREGVGASLTVTPCWCYGSETMDMDPLRPKAIWGFNGTERPGAVYLAATLASHAQKGLPAFGIYGRQVQDLGDTAIPEDVEDKILAFVRAGLAVATMRGSSYLALGGVSMGIGGSIVEPSFFERYLGMRVESVDMTEFVRRMERGIFDPEEYAAARAWTASNCFEGDDPNPPHKRRTRAQKDSDWDTSVKMTLIARDVMCGSPKLAEMGFVEESRGHNALAGGFQGQRQWTDHFPNGDFMEAILCSSFDWNGVRQPYVFATENDALNAASMLLGHLLTGTAQLFSDVRTFWSPEAVQRVANHKLQGRAELGILHLINSGPSALDWTGESAENGSHTILPWWNVAEGDVAKYLGATLWRASDTGYFPGGGWSTDFTTRGDIPCTMCRINLVGGLGPVLQIAEGWTVELPPLVHDALDRRTNPTWPTTWFVPNLTGSYPFDDPYNVMNHWGANHGAICVGHVGGDLLTLASMLRIPVDMHNVPLCRVFQPAVWSRLGATLDPCGADFRACAHFGPLYG; encoded by the coding sequence ATGCACCCCAAAGCGCTCAATCGACTCGCCGCTCCTCCTCCGAAACTCGGCATCCGCCCCACGATCGATGGCCGATATGGCGGAGTGCGCGAGTCGCTCGAAGGTCCGACCCTCGCCATGGCAAGAGCCGTGGCCGACCTCGTGACCTCTAGGCTCCGTCATGCCAACGGCCTACCGATTGAAGTCGTAATCGCGGACTCCTGCATCGGCGGCGTGGCAGAAGCGGCTCAGTGCGCGGCGAAGTTCGAGCGCGAAGGGGTCGGGGCTTCGCTCACCGTCACCCCTTGCTGGTGTTACGGCTCCGAAACGATGGACATGGACCCGCTCCGCCCGAAGGCGATTTGGGGGTTCAATGGAACGGAGCGGCCCGGGGCGGTTTACCTCGCGGCGACCCTCGCTTCTCACGCCCAGAAGGGCCTGCCAGCGTTTGGAATCTACGGACGCCAGGTTCAAGACCTGGGCGACACCGCGATCCCCGAAGACGTCGAAGACAAAATCCTCGCCTTCGTGAGGGCGGGGCTCGCGGTCGCGACGATGCGAGGCTCCTCATACCTCGCTCTTGGAGGAGTATCGATGGGAATCGGCGGCTCGATCGTCGAACCTTCGTTTTTCGAGCGCTATCTCGGCATGAGGGTCGAATCCGTCGATATGACCGAGTTCGTCCGGCGGATGGAACGAGGCATTTTCGATCCTGAAGAGTACGCGGCCGCAAGGGCTTGGACCGCCTCGAACTGCTTCGAGGGCGACGACCCCAACCCGCCTCACAAGCGGCGCACTCGCGCGCAGAAAGACTCGGATTGGGACACCAGCGTCAAGATGACTCTCATCGCTCGCGACGTCATGTGCGGCAGCCCCAAGCTCGCCGAAATGGGATTCGTCGAAGAATCACGCGGACACAACGCACTAGCCGGAGGGTTTCAGGGCCAAAGGCAATGGACCGACCACTTCCCCAACGGCGACTTCATGGAAGCAATCCTGTGCTCGAGTTTCGATTGGAACGGCGTCCGTCAACCTTATGTCTTCGCCACCGAGAACGACGCCCTAAACGCCGCCTCGATGCTGCTGGGACACCTCTTGACCGGAACCGCCCAGCTTTTTTCCGACGTCCGTACGTTCTGGAGTCCGGAGGCGGTTCAGCGCGTCGCGAACCATAAGTTGCAGGGGCGCGCGGAACTCGGAATCTTGCACCTGATCAACTCAGGCCCTTCGGCACTCGATTGGACGGGCGAATCGGCCGAGAACGGAAGCCACACGATCCTGCCGTGGTGGAACGTGGCTGAAGGCGACGTCGCCAAGTACTTGGGGGCGACCCTCTGGAGGGCCAGCGACACCGGCTACTTCCCCGGCGGCGGGTGGTCGACGGACTTCACGACTCGCGGCGATATTCCCTGTACGATGTGCCGAATCAACCTCGTCGGAGGCTTGGGGCCGGTCCTCCAAATCGCGGAAGGCTGGACGGTCGAATTGCCCCCGCTCGTTCACGACGCGCTCGATCGGCGAACGAACCCCACTTGGCCGACCACTTGGTTCGTGCCCAACCTGACCGGGAGCTACCCGTTCGATGATCCCTACAACGTGATGAACCACTGGGGCGCGAATCACGGAGCGATCTGCGTCGGACACGTGGGCGGAGACCTCCTCACGCTGGCATCGATGCTCCGCATTCCCGTCGATATGCACAACGTTCCCCTATGCCGTGTGTTTCAGCCTGCGGTCTGGTCGCGGTTGGGCGCGACTCTCGACCCTTGCGGCGCGGACTTCCGCGCCTGCGCCCACTTCGGACCCTTGTATGGATAA
- a CDS encoding lactate utilization protein C, with protein sequence MVNWEDLADWVEGPVLFDGDVLPLLPAGVLPHRTDDPWQAKLGVTLCDAAVATTGSLLLRAGPGRRRLASLTPNSHLALIPPLALCGSLAEALERSRGRTSVLISGPSRTADIEGILIHGVHGPREVLALLLES encoded by the coding sequence GTGGTGAATTGGGAGGACCTCGCCGACTGGGTGGAGGGACCGGTCCTCTTCGACGGCGACGTTCTACCGTTGCTCCCTGCGGGAGTGTTGCCGCACCGAACGGACGACCCCTGGCAGGCGAAACTAGGGGTGACTCTCTGCGACGCGGCGGTGGCCACGACGGGGAGCCTTTTGCTCAGGGCCGGACCCGGCCGCAGGCGCCTCGCCTCTCTAACCCCGAATTCGCACCTTGCGTTGATTCCTCCTCTCGCGCTCTGCGGGAGCCTCGCGGAGGCCCTCGAGAGATCGCGGGGACGCACTTCCGTCCTGATTTCCGGTCCAAGCCGGACAGCCGATATCGAGGGCATCCTCATCCACGGCGTCCACGGCCCGCGCGAGGTCCTGGCCCTACTGCTCGAATCCTGA
- a CDS encoding iron-sulfur cluster-binding protein — translation MRRDFDRFVERLPQATKDSVRLASILRTQGRARALGEVFGDRLEETRQAAASLKEDVLANLKTLLLRFEGACEASGTRVHWAFDAAEARQIVSEIVARRCGFGDVIVKGKSMATEEIGLNEHLAGLGYQVVETDLGEFVVQITDDTPSHIVTPIIHKTRFEVAAAFEREGLGNYTESPEELTLQARNHLREKFRSAKVGISGVNFAIADTGRLVIVENEGNNRLSTTAPDVHIALMGIEKLLPDEESLPEFLHLLAGSGVGQTLTTYVHFIQGPRRNDETDGPQEVHVVLLDNGRTATLNSPLRSILRCIRCGACLNACPVYREGSGHAYGHVYSGPLGAIMAPMLGGVETYGQLARASTLCGRCESVCPVAIPIPSMLLELRRQGTDRKLTKSLDWRPFVVACTRLWIWKSALALLRWAPGLASGRSGWTKSHRAPEAEGREFRRWWNERS, via the coding sequence GTGAGGAGGGACTTCGACAGGTTCGTCGAGCGACTTCCACAGGCGACCAAGGACTCGGTACGCCTGGCGTCGATCCTCCGCACCCAAGGCCGGGCGAGGGCGCTGGGCGAGGTGTTCGGTGATCGCCTTGAAGAAACGCGCCAAGCGGCTGCCTCGCTCAAGGAGGACGTTCTTGCGAACCTGAAGACGTTGCTCTTGCGGTTCGAGGGCGCCTGCGAAGCCTCTGGGACGAGGGTTCATTGGGCATTCGACGCGGCGGAGGCGAGGCAGATCGTCTCGGAAATCGTCGCCCGGCGTTGCGGCTTCGGGGACGTGATCGTCAAGGGCAAGTCGATGGCGACCGAAGAAATCGGCCTCAACGAACACCTTGCGGGCCTTGGCTATCAGGTCGTCGAGACCGACTTGGGCGAGTTCGTCGTGCAAATCACCGACGACACTCCCAGCCATATCGTGACTCCGATCATTCACAAGACCCGCTTTGAGGTGGCGGCCGCGTTTGAACGCGAGGGCTTGGGGAACTACACCGAATCCCCCGAAGAATTGACCCTCCAAGCGCGAAATCACTTACGGGAGAAGTTCCGTTCGGCGAAGGTCGGAATCAGCGGGGTGAACTTTGCGATCGCCGACACGGGGCGGCTCGTGATCGTCGAGAACGAGGGCAACAACCGACTTTCGACGACCGCGCCCGACGTTCATATCGCCCTGATGGGGATCGAGAAGCTGCTTCCCGACGAAGAGTCGCTGCCGGAGTTTCTTCACCTCCTCGCGGGGTCGGGAGTCGGCCAAACTCTCACAACTTATGTTCACTTCATTCAGGGCCCTAGACGGAACGACGAGACCGACGGCCCGCAAGAAGTCCACGTCGTATTGCTCGATAACGGTCGCACTGCCACCTTGAACTCCCCCCTGAGGTCGATTCTGCGCTGCATCCGGTGCGGAGCCTGCCTCAACGCCTGCCCCGTCTACCGGGAGGGATCGGGACACGCGTACGGGCACGTTTACAGCGGTCCCTTGGGCGCAATCATGGCCCCGATGCTTGGGGGAGTCGAGACCTACGGCCAACTCGCGAGGGCTTCGACCCTTTGCGGCAGATGCGAGTCGGTTTGCCCCGTTGCCATTCCCATTCCCTCGATGCTGCTCGAACTCCGAAGGCAGGGTACCGATCGGAAGCTGACGAAGAGTCTGGATTGGAGGCCCTTCGTCGTTGCCTGCACGCGCCTGTGGATATGGAAATCGGCGCTCGCATTGCTGCGATGGGCGCCTGGACTCGCCTCAGGGCGTTCCGGCTGGACGAAATCCCACCGCGCGCCCGAAGCCGAAGGACGGGAGTTCAGAAGGTGGTGGAATGAGCGCTCGTGA
- a CDS encoding Fe-S osidoreductase, whose product MQAQLMLTCLCDAFFGEVGIATVKVLEHAGCRVVFPEGQTCCGQPPYNSGDWDAAKEVARRAAQVFRPDLPVVTPSASCAAMVRKGWAALGVDAPRCLELSEYLLHHLGVKRWPQEGSRVAPRRRVAFHVACHGRELGLGDGPQRLVSMIPGVEWAQFSESETCCGFGGVFSAEHPATSRGMGLHKLESLNAAKPDLVVTTDMGCALHLMTLQAQDGPSLRFLHYAQLLAEVIDR is encoded by the coding sequence ATGCAAGCGCAACTGATGCTCACGTGCCTATGCGACGCTTTCTTCGGAGAGGTCGGGATCGCCACGGTGAAGGTCCTCGAACACGCCGGTTGCCGGGTAGTGTTTCCTGAGGGTCAGACGTGTTGCGGACAGCCCCCTTATAATTCGGGCGACTGGGATGCTGCGAAAGAAGTCGCTCGGCGGGCGGCCCAGGTCTTCCGGCCCGACCTGCCGGTCGTGACTCCGAGCGCCTCCTGCGCGGCGATGGTGCGAAAGGGGTGGGCAGCGCTCGGGGTCGACGCCCCCCGCTGTTTGGAGTTGTCCGAATACCTGCTGCACCACCTCGGCGTGAAGCGCTGGCCGCAAGAAGGCTCGCGGGTGGCCCCGAGGCGACGAGTTGCGTTTCACGTCGCCTGCCACGGCCGCGAGTTGGGGCTCGGCGACGGACCCCAACGCCTTGTCAGCATGATCCCCGGCGTCGAGTGGGCGCAGTTTTCGGAATCGGAAACCTGCTGCGGGTTCGGGGGCGTCTTCTCCGCAGAACATCCCGCCACGTCCCGAGGCATGGGACTCCATAAGCTGGAGTCGCTGAATGCCGCAAAGCCCGACCTCGTCGTCACCACCGACATGGGCTGCGCCCTCCACCTAATGACCCTTCAAGCGCAAGACGGTCCCTCGTTGCGGTTCCTGCACTATGCGCAGCTCCTTGCCGAGGTGATCGACCGGTGA
- a CDS encoding L-rhamnulose kinases, protein MEACVRGSSDNPCAIAIDMGATSVRFALGELVGDSIRFEIVEQTPHEPLQQGSHTVWNVDALLGACRRAEELAIAKGATLGIDAWGVDHGFVGPGGDLLQPPVCYRDPSHVEAFDRLAHLRHEMYLRTGIQHQPFNTVYQLAARYSEQPELNSPSVRWLILPELMAHLLGAPAGHELTQASTTQLLGLDGSWCADCFRWIDAEPPASGPQPPGNVVGKSARGTEIVRVAGHDTASAVMGLGSLGQRQAFLNVGTWSILGLLLDAPLADTKSEDANFTNERAADGRVRFLANIPGFYVINRLHQELGIREDVPSWLATAAPDSGESLDLFDPTLFSPQSMIEAARMQGFQMANSEEWASLALHSLVRTLAGHLDKLTSVTGREIDEVRIAGGGSASTQLCQALADATRRPVIAGPQEATVLGNLGVQFLAQGHVADFAELARLLDRSIPFKTFRPS, encoded by the coding sequence ATGGAGGCGTGCGTGAGGGGTTCCTCCGATAATCCCTGCGCCATCGCGATCGACATGGGGGCGACCTCGGTGCGGTTCGCCCTCGGAGAGCTTGTGGGCGATTCGATTCGCTTTGAAATCGTCGAGCAGACTCCTCACGAGCCTCTGCAGCAAGGCTCCCACACCGTTTGGAACGTCGACGCGCTCCTTGGGGCTTGCCGAAGGGCCGAAGAGCTTGCGATTGCGAAGGGCGCGACGCTTGGAATCGACGCTTGGGGAGTCGATCACGGGTTCGTGGGCCCGGGAGGCGACCTTCTCCAACCGCCCGTTTGCTACCGCGACCCATCGCACGTTGAAGCGTTTGATCGGCTGGCCCACCTGAGGCACGAGATGTACCTCCGAACGGGCATCCAGCATCAGCCGTTCAACACGGTTTACCAGTTGGCGGCCCGATACTCCGAACAGCCCGAGTTGAACAGCCCTTCCGTCCGGTGGCTGATCCTCCCCGAGCTGATGGCGCACCTCTTGGGCGCCCCGGCAGGGCACGAACTGACCCAGGCGTCCACGACCCAACTCCTCGGCTTGGACGGAAGTTGGTGCGCCGACTGCTTTCGATGGATCGACGCCGAGCCTCCCGCGAGCGGGCCTCAACCCCCCGGAAACGTCGTCGGGAAGTCCGCACGTGGCACGGAGATCGTTCGCGTCGCGGGCCACGATACGGCTTCAGCGGTGATGGGATTGGGGTCGTTGGGGCAGCGCCAAGCGTTTCTCAACGTCGGCACGTGGTCGATTCTGGGACTCCTGCTCGACGCTCCGCTGGCCGACACGAAGTCAGAAGACGCGAACTTCACCAACGAACGGGCGGCCGATGGCCGAGTTCGGTTTCTCGCCAACATCCCCGGTTTCTACGTGATCAACCGGCTGCACCAAGAACTCGGAATTCGCGAGGACGTCCCGTCTTGGCTCGCGACTGCGGCGCCCGACTCAGGGGAGTCGCTCGACCTCTTCGACCCCACGCTTTTCAGCCCGCAATCCATGATCGAAGCCGCGCGGATGCAGGGCTTCCAGATGGCGAACTCGGAGGAGTGGGCGAGTCTCGCGCTTCATAGCCTCGTCCGTACGCTCGCCGGTCATTTGGACAAGCTGACGTCGGTGACTGGACGGGAGATCGATGAGGTCCGGATCGCCGGAGGTGGATCGGCCAGTACGCAATTGTGCCAAGCCCTTGCGGACGCGACTCGAAGGCCCGTGATCGCAGGCCCCCAGGAAGCGACCGTTCTGGGGAACCTCGGCGTTCAGTTCCTCGCTCAAGGGCACGTCGCCGACTTCGCAGAACTCGCCAGGCTCCTCGACCGGAGCATCCCGTTCAAGACGTTCCGTCCTTCGTGA
- a CDS encoding bifunctional rhamnulose-1-phosphate aldolase/short-chain dehydrogenase: protein MATLREPSVPNLWDPKRAPSDSFDQLVYASNLLGSDLRVTNFGGGNTSLKRTEIDPLTGEEVDVLWVKGSGGDLGSAKASNFASLYLNKVLALEQKFASGTPEDDLVPLYSHCTFNLNPTPCSIDTPLHAFVPDPCVSHLHADAVIAIAASRDAERLTHEVWGGKLGFLPWKRPGFELGLMLRDLIRANPGLRGALMGSHGYICWAGDWHECYDLSLELIREAEAFLAGGHGQPFGAMLSAPPTEEAVRGAALRVLPEIRGKVAHVGQRWVAHVDAGPEVQEFLGSEKFERLAKLGTSCPDHFLRTKIRPLVLDAPPTAEVGDWLDKALSGFREEYAAYYERCKRSDSPPMRNPNPSVMLVRGLGMIAWAKSPSEARITASFYRNAIEVMKGAEAVSEYAALPEQEAFDIEYWQLEEAKLRRMPPPKEFAGQVAVITGGANGIGLATAELLASAGASVALFDIDESALERAQTLVESTSASPGSTLAVRCDVTDPASVQRGFEEVVLKFGGIDGVVISAGNARRGSVAETSDADFQFLSDLLMKGYFLATREAARLLIRQGLGGWMVTVGSKNGVAVGSNAAIYSAAKSFELHLMRSAAADLAKYGIRCNAVNPDAVLQGSSIWNDRWREETAKLLNIDPSELPEYYRKRSMLGVEVSTRDVAEAIAWLASERRSGKTTGCVIPVDGGVREGFLR from the coding sequence TGGGTCAAAGGCTCCGGAGGGGACTTGGGTTCGGCCAAGGCCTCAAACTTCGCATCTCTTTACTTGAACAAGGTACTCGCGCTCGAGCAGAAGTTTGCATCGGGAACCCCCGAGGACGATCTCGTACCTTTGTATTCCCATTGCACGTTCAACCTCAATCCCACCCCTTGCAGCATCGACACCCCGCTTCATGCGTTTGTGCCGGACCCCTGCGTTTCGCACCTCCACGCCGACGCTGTGATCGCGATCGCGGCCAGCAGAGACGCCGAAAGACTCACTCACGAGGTTTGGGGGGGCAAACTCGGCTTCTTGCCTTGGAAGCGTCCCGGATTCGAGTTGGGGTTGATGTTGAGGGATTTGATTCGCGCCAACCCCGGCCTGCGAGGCGCGTTGATGGGTTCGCACGGCTATATCTGTTGGGCGGGCGATTGGCACGAGTGCTACGACCTTTCTCTTGAATTGATTCGCGAGGCCGAAGCGTTTCTTGCAGGGGGCCACGGTCAGCCCTTCGGAGCCATGCTATCCGCCCCCCCAACCGAGGAAGCCGTCCGAGGCGCAGCCCTTCGCGTGCTCCCCGAAATCAGAGGCAAGGTCGCGCATGTGGGCCAGCGCTGGGTCGCCCATGTGGACGCGGGGCCGGAAGTTCAGGAGTTCCTCGGCTCTGAGAAGTTCGAACGGCTCGCAAAGTTGGGAACGAGTTGCCCGGACCATTTTCTCCGAACGAAGATCCGCCCGCTCGTGCTCGATGCGCCGCCCACGGCCGAGGTCGGCGACTGGCTCGACAAAGCGCTTTCAGGGTTCCGCGAGGAGTACGCAGCCTATTACGAGCGGTGCAAGCGGAGCGACTCGCCCCCGATGCGAAACCCCAATCCGAGCGTGATGCTGGTTCGCGGCCTGGGGATGATCGCCTGGGCAAAATCGCCCTCGGAGGCTCGAATCACGGCCAGCTTCTACCGCAACGCGATCGAGGTCATGAAGGGCGCGGAGGCCGTCAGCGAGTACGCGGCTCTGCCCGAACAGGAGGCCTTCGACATCGAGTATTGGCAGCTCGAGGAGGCCAAACTGCGCCGAATGCCTCCCCCGAAAGAGTTTGCCGGGCAGGTCGCCGTGATCACAGGAGGCGCGAACGGAATCGGACTCGCCACAGCCGAACTGCTCGCAAGCGCCGGCGCTTCTGTCGCGCTGTTCGACATCGACGAGTCGGCGCTGGAACGGGCGCAGACGCTCGTGGAGTCTACTTCGGCGTCCCCAGGTTCGACGCTCGCCGTGCGCTGCGATGTAACGGACCCAGCTTCCGTACAGCGCGGGTTTGAAGAGGTCGTTCTCAAGTTTGGTGGGATCGATGGGGTGGTGATCTCCGCAGGCAACGCCCGCCGAGGCTCAGTTGCCGAGACCTCCGACGCCGACTTTCAGTTCCTGAGCGACCTGCTTATGAAGGGCTACTTCCTGGCGACCCGGGAAGCCGCCCGCCTACTCATTCGGCAGGGCTTGGGCGGGTGGATGGTCACGGTGGGATCGAAAAACGGAGTGGCGGTCGGTTCGAACGCGGCGATTTATTCTGCGGCCAAGTCCTTCGAACTTCACCTCATGCGGAGCGCGGCGGCCGATCTCGCCAAGTACGGGATTCGGTGCAATGCCGTCAACCCGGACGCGGTGCTTCAAGGCTCCTCGATCTGGAACGACCGTTGGCGCGAAGAAACCGCGAAGCTGCTCAACATTGACCCAAGCGAGTTGCCCGAATACTATCGAAAGCGCTCGATGCTGGGCGTCGAAGTCAGCACTCGCGACGTTGCCGAAGCCATCGCCTGGCTGGCGAGCGAGAGGCGGAGCGGCAAGACGACGGGCTGTGTGATCCCGGTGGATGGAGGCGTGCGTGAGGGGTTCCTCCGATAA